A section of the Gallus gallus isolate bGalGal1 chromosome 4, bGalGal1.mat.broiler.GRCg7b, whole genome shotgun sequence genome encodes:
- the SLC10A4 gene encoding sodium/bile acid cotransporter 4: protein MAGSEQPPAAGGGPDGGEAPGAAEALGERPLSQGLSVLVGLALCVTMLGLGCAVELGQLGRQLRRPVGVLLALLGQFVAMPLVAFLLALIFALDEVAAVAVLLCGCCPGGNLSNLMSVLVDGDMTLSIIMTASSTLLALLLMPLCLWLYSRPWIHTALVRLLPLGAVSLTLGSTLLPIGLGVLIRYRYPRAADLLVKVSLWSLLVTLVVLFILTGTMLGPDLLAHIPASVYAIAVLMPLTGYALGYGLATLFRMPPHCRRTVSLETGCQNVQLCTAILKLTFPPQLVGGMYMFPLLYALFQAAEAGLFVLAYKVYGRDGPKQEMLGEEEDTDISYRKLKEEEVPDTSYGTVTAEELGAAPTEPAQTAL, encoded by the exons ATGGCCGGCTCGGAGCAGCccccggcggcgggcggcggccccGACGGCGGAGAGGCGCCGGGGGCCGCCGAGGCTCTGGGGGAGCGGCCGCTGAGCCAGGGGCTGAGCGTGCTGGTGGGGCTGGCGCTGTGCGTGACcatgctggggctgggctgcgcCGTGGAGCTGGGGCAGCTGGGGCGGCAGCTGCGGCGCCCCGTGGGGGtgctgctggcgctgctggGGCAGTTCGTGGCCATGCCGCTGGTCGCTTTCCTCCTCGCCCTCATCTTCGCGCTGGACGAGGTGGCGGCCGTGGCGGTGCTGCTGTGCGGCTGCTGCCCCGGGGGGAACCTCTCCAACCTCATGTCGGTGCTCGTCGACGGCGACATGACCCTCAG CATCATCATGACCGCCTCCTCCACGCTGCTGGCGCTGCTCCTGATGCCGCTGTGCCTGTGGCTGTACAGCCGGCCCTGGATCCACACGGCGCTGGTGCGGCTGCTGCCCCTGGGTGCCGTCAGCCTGACGCTGGGCAGCACGCTGCTCCCCATTGGCCTGGGGGTGCTCATCCGCTACCGGTACCCCCGCGCCGCCGACCTCCTGGTCAAG GTCTCGCTGTGGTCCCTCTTAGTGACCCTGGTGGTCCTCTTCATCCTGACCGGCACCATGCTGGGGCCCGACCTGCTGGCGCACATCCCCGCCTCAGTCTACGCCATCGCCGTGCTGATGCCGCTGACGGGGTACGCCCTGGGGTACGGTTTGGCCACGCTCTTCAGAATGCCCCCGCACTGCCGAAGAACAGTGTCGCTGGAGACAGGCTGCCAGAACGTTCAGCTCTGCACCGCCATCCTCAAGCTCACCTTCCCCCCGCAGCTGGTGGGCGGCATGTACATGTTCCCCCTGCTCTACGCGCTCTTCCAGGCGGCGGAAGCGGGGCTCTTTGTGCTGGCCTACAAGGTGTACGGCAGAGACGGCCCCAAGCAGGAGATGCTGGGCGAGGAGGAGGACACGGACATCTCCTACAggaagctgaaggaggaggaggtgccCGATACCTCCTACGGCACGGTGACCGCTGAGGAGCTCGGTGCTGCTCCAACTGAGCCGGCACAGACGGCGCTGTAG